The Sphingomonas sp. LY54 genome includes a region encoding these proteins:
- a CDS encoding efflux RND transporter permease subunit codes for MRLSDISVKRPVFAAVLAILLAVIGVVGFLSLSVREYPDVDPPVVSVETQYIGAAASVVESRITQVLEERLSGIEGLQTITSRSQDGRSDISIEFAPGRDIDSAANDVRDRVGAAAQDLPEEALASQVRKVDADASPIMFLVFSKAGWSRLELSDYVDRNVLDRFSSIDGVARVFVGGEARPAMRVWMQPERLAAFQLTPADVESALRSQNVELPAGRLESADQNVTLRVERPFSTPQQFAQLVVGRGTDGYLVRLGDVARVEQGPENPYSAFRANGDSAVGLGIVRQSGANTLAVAQAAKDMVEQIRPTLPEGMTVTIGSDESLFISRAIDKVWQTLAEAAILVVLVIFLFLGSWRATLIPAVTVPLCLLGSFAVLWLAGYSINLLTLLAMVLSIGIVVDDAIVVLENVYHRIEAGEPPLKAAYEGTRQVGFAIISTTLVVCAVFVPIMFITGTTGLLFRELAVAMIGAVAFSGFLALSLAPMLCSKMLRHEERGRFAQWIETRLHRLERGYGRFLDRVLRKPAIPLVFVGLFLAAAGFLFTTLQSELVPSEDVGILSANITAPEGTGFAAMDRYVLDAQGKILELTEKGAVRAVIARTPGGFGSSDDFNSGAFTIFLKPWEEREQTTQEVVTEVNKILSQMPAVRGNASVRSSIGRGRGQPVNFVIAGSTYQDLARARDRIIAAAANNPGLINLDSDYKETKPQIRIDVDTTRAGDLGVSVADVSQALQSLLGSRRVSTYVDRGEEYRVVVQAEAGARATEANLASIYVRSRSGDLVALSNLVTLRETAGARDLGRYNKLRAITLSGGLAPGYSLGEALTFLEQQAAASPEVTAVGYRGESQSFREAGGSIYIVFALTILVVYLLLGAQFESFVHPAVIITTVPLAVGGGVIGLAVMGQTLNLYSQVGIVMLVGLAAKNGILIVEFANQLRDAGRDIATAIREAAARRLRPILMTSIATAAGAVPLMIASGAGAAARQAIGVVVVWGVSISTVITLFLIPLLYSRLARFTGSPEAVSRELDAQLKRPVAGHGPDLAGAPLPAE; via the coding sequence ATGAGACTCTCCGACATCTCGGTCAAGCGCCCGGTCTTTGCGGCAGTTCTCGCCATCCTGCTGGCGGTGATCGGCGTCGTCGGTTTCCTTAGCCTCTCCGTCCGCGAATATCCCGATGTCGATCCGCCGGTCGTGTCGGTGGAAACCCAATATATCGGCGCAGCCGCGAGCGTCGTCGAAAGCCGCATCACCCAGGTGCTCGAGGAGAGGCTGTCGGGCATCGAGGGCCTGCAGACGATCACCTCGCGCTCACAGGACGGGCGCTCGGACATCTCGATCGAGTTCGCGCCCGGCCGCGACATCGATTCCGCCGCCAACGACGTGCGCGACCGCGTCGGCGCCGCTGCCCAGGATTTGCCGGAGGAAGCGCTCGCTTCGCAGGTGCGCAAGGTCGATGCCGACGCCTCGCCGATCATGTTCCTGGTCTTTTCGAAGGCGGGCTGGAGCCGGCTCGAACTCAGCGACTATGTCGACCGCAACGTGCTCGACCGCTTCTCGTCGATCGACGGCGTCGCGCGGGTGTTCGTCGGCGGCGAGGCGCGGCCGGCGATGCGGGTGTGGATGCAGCCCGAGCGGCTGGCGGCCTTCCAGCTGACGCCGGCCGATGTCGAGAGCGCGCTGCGCAGCCAGAATGTCGAGCTTCCCGCCGGTCGGCTCGAATCGGCCGACCAGAACGTGACCTTGCGCGTCGAGCGCCCGTTCTCGACGCCGCAGCAATTCGCCCAACTCGTCGTCGGCCGCGGCACCGACGGCTATCTGGTCCGCCTCGGCGACGTCGCGCGGGTCGAGCAGGGACCCGAAAATCCCTATTCCGCCTTCCGCGCCAACGGCGATTCCGCGGTCGGCCTCGGCATCGTCCGCCAGTCGGGCGCCAACACGCTGGCGGTCGCGCAGGCGGCCAAGGACATGGTCGAGCAGATCCGGCCGACCCTGCCCGAGGGCATGACCGTCACAATCGGGTCCGACGAGTCCCTCTTCATCAGCCGCGCGATCGACAAGGTCTGGCAGACGCTGGCCGAGGCCGCGATCCTCGTCGTGCTCGTCATCTTCCTGTTCCTCGGCAGCTGGCGCGCGACCCTGATCCCGGCCGTGACGGTGCCGCTCTGCCTGCTCGGCAGCTTCGCGGTGCTGTGGCTGGCGGGCTACTCGATCAACCTGCTGACTCTGCTCGCCATGGTGCTGTCGATCGGCATCGTCGTCGACGACGCCATCGTCGTGCTCGAAAACGTCTATCACCGCATCGAGGCCGGCGAGCCGCCGCTGAAGGCCGCTTATGAAGGCACGCGCCAGGTCGGCTTCGCGATCATTTCGACCACCCTGGTGGTCTGCGCGGTGTTCGTGCCGATCATGTTCATCACCGGCACCACCGGCCTGCTGTTCCGCGAGCTCGCGGTGGCGATGATCGGCGCCGTGGCCTTCTCGGGCTTCCTGGCGCTCAGCCTGGCGCCGATGCTGTGCTCCAAGATGCTGCGCCACGAGGAGAGGGGGCGCTTCGCGCAATGGATCGAAACCCGTCTCCACCGGCTCGAGCGGGGCTATGGTCGCTTCCTCGACCGCGTGCTGCGCAAGCCTGCGATCCCGCTCGTCTTCGTCGGCCTGTTCCTGGCGGCGGCCGGGTTCCTGTTCACCACGCTCCAGTCCGAGCTCGTGCCGAGCGAGGATGTCGGCATCCTCAGCGCCAACATCACCGCCCCCGAAGGCACCGGCTTCGCGGCGATGGACCGCTATGTGCTCGACGCCCAGGGCAAGATTCTCGAGCTCACCGAGAAAGGCGCTGTCCGCGCGGTCATCGCGCGCACGCCGGGCGGCTTCGGCTCAAGCGACGATTTCAATTCCGGCGCCTTCACGATCTTCCTGAAGCCCTGGGAAGAGCGCGAGCAGACCACCCAGGAGGTCGTCACCGAGGTCAACAAGATCCTGAGCCAGATGCCCGCGGTGCGCGGCAACGCCTCGGTGCGCTCGTCGATCGGACGCGGTCGCGGCCAGCCGGTCAATTTCGTGATCGCCGGATCGACCTATCAGGATCTCGCCCGCGCCCGTGACCGCATCATTGCGGCGGCGGCGAACAATCCGGGCCTAATCAACCTCGATTCCGATTACAAGGAAACCAAGCCGCAGATCCGCATCGACGTCGACACGACGCGCGCCGGGGATCTCGGCGTGTCGGTCGCCGACGTCAGCCAGGCGCTGCAGAGCCTGCTCGGCTCGCGCCGCGTCTCCACCTATGTCGACCGCGGCGAGGAATATCGCGTGGTCGTCCAGGCCGAGGCCGGCGCGCGCGCCACCGAGGCCAATCTCGCGTCGATCTACGTGCGCAGCCGCAGCGGCGACCTCGTTGCCCTCTCCAACCTCGTGACCCTGCGCGAAACGGCCGGCGCCCGCGACCTCGGCCGCTACAACAAGCTGCGCGCGATCACTTTGTCGGGCGGCCTCGCGCCGGGCTATTCGCTCGGCGAGGCGCTTACCTTCCTCGAGCAGCAGGCCGCGGCTTCGCCCGAAGTGACGGCGGTCGGCTATCGCGGCGAAAGCCAGTCGTTCAGGGAAGCGGGCGGCTCGATCTACATCGTCTTCGCGCTCACCATTCTCGTCGTATATCTGCTGCTCGGCGCCCAGTTCGAGAGCTTCGTCCACCCGGCGGTGATCATCACCACGGTGCCGCTCGCGGTCGGCGGCGGCGTGATCGGCCTTGCGGTCATGGGCCAGACCCTGAACCTCTACAGCCAGGTCGGCATCGTCATGCTGGTCGGCCTCGCCGCCAAGAACGGCATCCTGATCGTCGAATTCGCCAACCAGCTGCGCGACGCCGGGCGCGATATCGCCACCGCCATCCGCGAAGCGGCGGCGCGGCGCCTGCGCCCGATCCTGATGACGTCGATCGCCACGGCGGCCGGGGCCGTGCCCTTGATGATCGCCAGCGGCGCCGGCGCGGCCGCGCGCCAGGCGATCGGCGTGGTCGTGGTCTGGGGCGTCTCGATTTCGACTGTCATCACGCTGTTCCTGATTCCATTGCTTTACTCCCGCCTCGCACGCTTTACGGGGTCACCCGAGGCGGTGAGCCGCGAGCTGGACGCACAATTGAAGCGGCCGGTTGCGGGCCACGGCCCGGACCTCGCGGGAGCTCCGCTTCCCGCCGAATAA
- a CDS encoding GNAT family N-acetyltransferase produces the protein MSGELTLRDAAPGDGAAVAAIYAHHVLHGTASYDTEAPSPADMRDKIAHVLARGWPFLVAEADGEVAGYAYATQFRDRPAYAFTCENSIYVRAGDGGRGIGRRLLEALLVRSEKAGFRQMVAVIGGAEPASVALHAACGFRETGRIEAVGWKKGRWLDNVYMQKALGPGATRPPDA, from the coding sequence ATGAGCGGCGAGCTGACCTTGCGCGACGCGGCGCCCGGCGACGGGGCGGCGGTGGCGGCGATCTATGCGCACCATGTGCTGCACGGCACCGCCTCCTACGACACCGAAGCCCCGAGCCCGGCGGACATGCGCGACAAGATCGCTCACGTGCTGGCGCGGGGCTGGCCGTTTCTCGTCGCGGAGGCGGACGGTGAGGTGGCCGGCTACGCTTATGCCACGCAGTTCCGCGACCGGCCGGCTTATGCCTTTACGTGCGAGAACAGCATCTATGTGCGCGCAGGCGATGGCGGCCGCGGCATCGGCCGGCGCCTGCTCGAAGCCTTGTTGGTTCGCTCCGAAAAAGCGGGCTTCCGGCAGATGGTCGCGGTGATCGGCGGCGCCGAGCCGGCTTCGGTGGCGCTGCATGCGGCCTGCGGATTTCGCGAGACCGGACGGATCGAGGCGGTGGGCTGGAAGAAGGGCCGCTGGCTCGACAATGTCTATATGCAGAAGGCGCTGGGGCCCGGCGCGACGCGGCCGCCGGACGCCTGA
- the cutA gene encoding divalent-cation tolerance protein CutA, translating into MSEAGIVTVYAVFADADEARRIARILVEERLAACANLLGPCRSIYCWQGAIEEAEEVPALFKTGAHRADELIARIAELHSYDVPAAVAWPIAAAHAPYGEWVKAETGD; encoded by the coding sequence ATGAGCGAGGCGGGCATCGTCACGGTCTACGCGGTGTTCGCGGATGCCGACGAAGCCCGCCGCATCGCCCGCATCCTCGTCGAGGAACGGCTCGCCGCCTGCGCCAATTTGCTTGGCCCCTGCCGCTCGATCTACTGCTGGCAGGGAGCGATCGAGGAAGCCGAGGAGGTGCCCGCCCTATTCAAGACCGGCGCGCACCGCGCCGATGAACTGATCGCGCGCATCGCTGAACTCCACAGCTACGACGTGCCCGCCGCCGTCGCGTGGCCGATCGCCGCTGCGCACGCGCCCTATGGCGAATGGGTCAAGGCCGAGACCGGCGACTGA
- a CDS encoding COX15/CtaA family protein, translating into MATQVQASVRAARVRPRALSRWLLVVAALVFLMIVVGGITRLTESGLSITRWEPVSGTLPPLNAEQWQEEFDAYKASPQYQKINRGMTLAEFKDIFFWEYVHRLLGRVIGLAFAIPFVWFAWKKAIPRGYGWRLGALFALGGLQGFIGWWMVASGLIDRPDVSHLRLAIHLLTAFLILAGLVWTALDLRLLDRDPAAKPVRMPTVGIWALSILGVQMLFGAYVAGLDAGYAFNTWPMMGSEWFPADTPMLEPFLRNYVDNPIVVQFIHRWVAFAVAVMVLLLAFEAWSRGLRSEAIVAVAAVFVQILIGIMTLLTGVDLWIAVAHQGMAAILLGAIVLAAHRIGARPT; encoded by the coding sequence ATGGCTACCCAGGTTCAAGCGTCTGTCCGCGCGGCGCGTGTCCGCCCTCGCGCCCTCTCCCGCTGGCTGCTGGTCGTGGCGGCCCTGGTCTTCCTGATGATCGTGGTCGGCGGCATCACGCGGCTCACCGAATCCGGCCTCTCGATCACGCGCTGGGAGCCCGTTTCGGGCACGCTGCCGCCGCTCAACGCCGAGCAGTGGCAGGAGGAGTTCGACGCCTATAAGGCGAGCCCGCAATATCAGAAGATCAACCGCGGCATGACGCTCGCCGAGTTCAAGGACATCTTCTTCTGGGAATATGTCCACCGACTGCTCGGCCGCGTCATCGGCCTTGCCTTCGCGATCCCCTTCGTCTGGTTCGCGTGGAAGAAGGCGATCCCGCGCGGCTATGGCTGGCGGCTCGGCGCGCTGTTCGCCCTGGGCGGGCTGCAGGGCTTCATCGGCTGGTGGATGGTCGCGTCCGGGCTGATCGACCGGCCCGACGTCAGCCACCTCCGCCTGGCCATCCATTTGCTCACCGCCTTCCTGATCCTAGCGGGACTGGTCTGGACTGCGCTCGACCTGCGCCTGCTCGACCGCGACCCGGCGGCGAAGCCGGTGCGGATGCCGACGGTCGGCATCTGGGCGCTGTCGATCCTCGGCGTGCAGATGCTGTTCGGCGCCTATGTCGCCGGGCTCGACGCCGGCTATGCCTTCAACACCTGGCCGATGATGGGCAGCGAGTGGTTCCCGGCCGACACGCCGATGCTGGAGCCGTTCCTGCGCAATTATGTCGACAATCCGATCGTGGTGCAGTTCATCCACCGCTGGGTCGCCTTCGCGGTGGCGGTGATGGTCCTGCTGCTCGCTTTCGAGGCGTGGAGCCGCGGCCTGCGTTCCGAGGCGATCGTCGCCGTCGCCGCAGTGTTCGTCCAGATCCTGATCGGAATCATGACCCTGCTGACCGGAGTCGACCTGTGGATCGCCGTCGCCCACCAGGGCATGGCTGCGATCCTGCTCGGCGCGATCGTCCTCGCGGCGCACCGCATCGGCGCCCGGCCGACATGA
- a CDS encoding efflux RND transporter periplasmic adaptor subunit, whose product MRNFRLSLSLAILGLLAACSGAETKGRDRPPPVVRVEPATTMRFIERIDAVGTARANEQVTLAAPVTERIVRLNFDDGGYVNRGQVVAVLAQGQETAQLSEAQARAREAGQQLQRVQELKERGFATNSSLDTQQALAAQARAQAAGARAQIGDRVVTAPFSGWVSLRNISPGAIVSAGTEIATISDLSSIKLDFTVPETMLAAIKPGQTIDARSAAYPDQPFRGQIATIDPVIDPNTRSVTVRARLPNTDRKLKPGMLLTVGIETAPRMSLSVPELSVVGEGDRRFVYTIAEGGEAKRIPVRTGVRSDGRIEIVEGLRPGQKVVSEGVVKLSDGMKVRLAGAANAERPPAAREAKGD is encoded by the coding sequence GTGCGCAACTTTCGTTTATCTCTCTCGCTCGCGATTCTTGGCCTGCTCGCTGCCTGCAGCGGCGCGGAAACCAAGGGGCGCGACCGTCCGCCGCCCGTCGTCAGGGTCGAGCCGGCGACCACGATGCGCTTCATCGAGCGGATTGACGCCGTCGGGACTGCGCGCGCGAACGAGCAGGTGACGCTCGCCGCGCCGGTGACCGAACGGATCGTGCGCCTCAATTTCGACGATGGCGGCTACGTCAATCGCGGCCAGGTCGTGGCCGTTCTCGCACAGGGCCAGGAGACCGCCCAATTGTCCGAGGCCCAGGCCCGGGCGCGCGAGGCGGGACAGCAATTGCAGCGCGTGCAGGAGCTGAAGGAACGCGGGTTCGCGACCAACTCCAGCCTCGACACGCAGCAGGCGCTCGCCGCCCAGGCGCGCGCCCAGGCCGCCGGTGCGCGCGCTCAGATTGGCGACCGCGTCGTCACCGCGCCTTTCTCGGGTTGGGTGTCGCTGCGCAACATCTCGCCGGGCGCAATCGTGAGCGCCGGCACCGAGATCGCAACGATCAGCGACCTTTCCTCGATCAAGCTCGACTTCACGGTTCCGGAGACGATGCTCGCCGCGATCAAGCCGGGGCAGACGATCGACGCGCGCTCGGCCGCCTATCCCGATCAGCCATTCCGCGGCCAGATTGCGACGATCGATCCGGTGATCGATCCCAATACCCGCTCGGTCACCGTGCGCGCCCGCCTTCCCAACACCGATCGCAAGCTGAAGCCCGGCATGCTGCTGACCGTCGGCATCGAGACCGCGCCGCGCATGTCGCTGTCGGTGCCCGAACTGTCCGTGGTGGGCGAGGGCGATCGGCGCTTCGTCTATACGATCGCCGAAGGCGGCGAGGCCAAGCGCATCCCGGTCCGCACCGGCGTCCGTTCCGACGGCCGGATCGAGATCGTCGAGGGCCTGCGCCCCGGCCAGAAGGTCGTCTCCGAAGGCGTCGTGAAACTGTCCGACGGGATGAAGGTTCGGCTCGCAGGCGCGGCCAATGCCGAGCGTCCGCCGGCGGCGCGCGAAGCCAAGGGCGACTAG
- a CDS encoding GxxExxY protein, translating into MRDVEDLASIAIDCGIRIHKDLGPGLFESVYETVLAASLRRQGLNFGGETIREGLKRVVYNHHPSAPSRLRVTNRPPTKQAS; encoded by the coding sequence GTGCGGGACGTCGAGGATCTCGCGAGCATCGCCATCGATTGCGGGATCAGAATCCACAAGGATCTCGGGCCCGGCCTGTTCGAGTCCGTCTATGAAACAGTCTTGGCTGCCAGCCTCCGGCGTCAGGGACTCAACTTTGGCGGTGAGACAATTCGCGAAGGATTGAAGCGCGTCGTGTACAACCACCACCCCTCCGCGCCTTCGCGCCTTCGCGTGACCAATCGACCCCCGACCAAGCAGGCGAGTTAG
- a CDS encoding Fur family transcriptional regulator — MAHVHHSHAGASLAAAAKATMERSGEQWTAMRAAIFDALASFDKPASAYDIADKVSKDQGRRVAANSVYRILDLFVGSNLARRVESANAYVANDHPDCLHDCIFLICDHCGQTTHIDDDSLSSGVRAAAVKAGFSPDRPVIEVRGRCSDCEGR, encoded by the coding sequence ATGGCTCATGTGCATCATTCGCATGCCGGCGCTTCGCTGGCCGCTGCCGCCAAGGCGACGATGGAGCGGTCGGGCGAACAATGGACGGCGATGCGCGCCGCCATCTTCGATGCGCTGGCCAGCTTCGACAAGCCGGCCTCGGCCTATGACATCGCGGACAAGGTCTCCAAGGACCAGGGGCGTCGGGTCGCCGCAAACAGCGTCTATCGCATCCTCGACTTGTTCGTCGGCTCGAACCTTGCGCGCCGCGTCGAGAGCGCGAACGCCTATGTCGCGAACGATCATCCGGACTGCCTGCACGACTGCATCTTCCTGATCTGCGACCATTGCGGACAAACCACCCATATCGACGACGACAGCCTGTCGAGCGGCGTGCGCGCCGCGGCGGTGAAGGCGGGATTCTCGCCCGATCGGCCAGTGATCGAAGTGCGCGGCCGCTGCAGCGATTGCGAAGGTCGCTGA
- a CDS encoding TlyA family RNA methyltransferase, whose protein sequence is MNKLRVDQMLVDRGLAESRARAQALILAGLVFAGERKIDKAGQALPEDVPLEVRGKDHPWVSRGGLKLARALEHFGWDVTGAVAIDVGSSTGGFTDVLLQRGAARVFAVDSGTNQLAWKLRQDPRVIVHEKTNARYLTDAIITEPVDLVVCDASFIGLAKVLDTAIDFVKPGGRLVALIKPQFEAERSEIGKGGVVRDPIVHKRVCAAAAAWIESRGWGVAGVVESPITGPEGNKEFLLAAQRA, encoded by the coding sequence GTGAACAAGCTGCGCGTCGACCAGATGCTCGTCGATCGCGGGCTGGCGGAGAGCCGGGCGCGGGCGCAGGCTTTGATCCTTGCCGGCTTGGTCTTCGCGGGGGAGCGCAAGATCGACAAGGCGGGGCAGGCGCTGCCCGAGGATGTGCCCCTCGAGGTCCGCGGCAAGGACCATCCCTGGGTGTCGCGTGGCGGCCTCAAGCTCGCCCGCGCGCTCGAGCATTTCGGCTGGGACGTGACCGGCGCGGTCGCGATCGACGTCGGCTCGTCGACCGGCGGCTTCACCGACGTCCTGCTGCAGAGGGGGGCGGCCAGGGTGTTCGCGGTCGATTCCGGCACCAACCAGCTCGCCTGGAAGCTCCGCCAGGACCCGCGCGTAATAGTCCACGAGAAGACCAACGCCCGCTATCTCACCGACGCTATCATCACGGAGCCGGTTGACCTTGTCGTCTGCGACGCGAGCTTCATCGGCCTCGCCAAGGTGCTCGACACCGCGATCGACTTCGTGAAGCCCGGCGGGCGGCTGGTCGCGCTGATCAAGCCGCAGTTCGAGGCGGAGCGGAGCGAGATCGGCAAGGGCGGCGTTGTCCGCGATCCCATTGTGCACAAACGGGTTTGCGCAGCCGCAGCGGCTTGGATAGAATCGCGCGGGTGGGGCGTTGCAGGCGTGGTCGAAAGTCCGATCACGGGACCCGAAGGGAATAAAGAGTTCCTACTGGCCGCACAGCGCGCTTGA
- the dxs gene encoding 1-deoxy-D-xylulose-5-phosphate synthase: protein MTDRPLTPLLDTVDTPEQLRRLRPEQLRQFADELRAETISAVSVTGGHLGAGLGVVELTVALHYVFNTPDDRLIWDVGHQCYPHKIITGRRDRIRTLRMGGGLSGFTKRSESEYDPFGAAHSSTSISAALGFAVANKLAGTPGKAIAVIGDGAMSAGMAYEAMNNAREAGNRLVVILNDNDMSIAPPVGGLSAYLARLVSSDSYLSVRHLAQRFARKLPTPLHNAARKAEEFARGMATGGTLFEELGFYYVGPVDGHDIDRLIPILENVRDADLGPMLVHVVTKKGKGYGPAEAAADKYHGVQKFDVVSGEQAKAPAGPPSYTGVFAQALIGEAARDDKVVAITAAMPSGTGLDKFEARFPDRTFDVGIAEQHAVTFAAGLAAQGYRPFVAIYSTFLQRAYDQVVHDVAIQNLPVRFAMDRAGLVGADGSTHAGSFDLAYLCTLPNFVVMAAADEAELTHMVHTMALHDSGPIAVRYPRGNGTGIGAPAVPQKLEIGKGRIVREGKKVAILSLGTRLEEALKAAEVLEGKGLSTTVADLRFAKPLDEELIRKLLTTHEVAVTVEEAAIGGLGAHVLTMASDKGLIDCGLKIRTMRLPDHFQDQDKPEKQYADAGLDADAIVDTVLKALRHNSSGVIEGARA from the coding sequence ATGACCGATCGCCCGCTCACGCCCCTTCTCGACACGGTCGACACGCCCGAGCAGCTCCGCCGCCTGCGGCCCGAGCAGCTCCGCCAGTTCGCCGACGAGTTGCGCGCAGAGACGATTTCCGCCGTCTCGGTCACCGGCGGCCATCTCGGCGCCGGTCTCGGCGTGGTCGAGCTCACCGTCGCGCTCCATTACGTGTTCAACACGCCCGACGACCGGCTGATCTGGGACGTCGGCCACCAATGCTATCCGCACAAGATCATCACCGGCCGGCGCGACCGCATCCGCACCTTGCGCATGGGCGGAGGCCTCAGCGGCTTCACCAAGCGCAGCGAGAGCGAGTACGACCCGTTCGGCGCCGCCCACAGCTCGACCTCTATCTCGGCCGCCTTGGGCTTCGCGGTGGCGAACAAGCTCGCCGGAACGCCCGGCAAGGCGATCGCGGTGATCGGCGATGGCGCGATGAGCGCCGGCATGGCCTATGAGGCGATGAACAATGCGCGCGAAGCCGGAAACCGGCTGGTCGTGATCCTCAACGACAACGACATGTCGATCGCGCCGCCGGTGGGCGGGCTCTCGGCCTATCTGGCCCGGCTGGTCAGCTCCGACAGCTATCTCTCGGTCCGCCACCTCGCCCAGCGCTTCGCGCGCAAGCTGCCGACGCCGCTCCACAATGCCGCGCGCAAGGCCGAGGAATTCGCCCGCGGCATGGCGACCGGCGGCACGCTCTTCGAGGAACTCGGTTTCTATTATGTCGGACCGGTCGACGGCCACGACATCGACCGGCTGATCCCGATCCTCGAGAATGTGCGCGACGCCGATCTCGGGCCGATGCTGGTCCATGTGGTGACCAAGAAGGGCAAGGGCTACGGCCCCGCCGAAGCCGCGGCCGACAAATATCACGGCGTCCAGAAGTTCGACGTCGTCTCGGGCGAGCAGGCGAAGGCGCCGGCGGGTCCGCCCAGCTATACCGGCGTCTTCGCCCAGGCGCTGATCGGCGAGGCGGCGCGCGACGACAAGGTGGTCGCGATCACGGCTGCGATGCCCTCGGGCACCGGCCTCGACAAGTTCGAGGCGCGTTTCCCCGACCGCACGTTCGACGTCGGCATCGCCGAGCAGCATGCCGTGACCTTCGCCGCCGGCCTCGCCGCGCAGGGCTATCGGCCGTTCGTGGCGATCTACTCGACCTTCCTGCAGCGCGCTTACGACCAGGTGGTGCATGACGTCGCCATCCAGAATTTGCCGGTGCGCTTCGCGATGGATCGCGCCGGACTGGTCGGCGCCGACGGCTCGACCCATGCCGGCAGCTTCGACCTCGCCTATCTCTGCACCCTGCCCAATTTCGTGGTGATGGCCGCGGCCGACGAAGCCGAACTCACCCACATGGTGCACACGATGGCGCTGCACGACAGCGGCCCGATCGCCGTGCGCTATCCGCGCGGCAACGGCACCGGCATCGGCGCGCCCGCGGTCCCGCAGAAGCTCGAAATCGGCAAGGGCCGGATCGTCCGCGAAGGCAAGAAGGTCGCGATCCTTTCGCTCGGCACCCGCCTCGAGGAAGCGCTGAAGGCTGCCGAGGTGCTGGAAGGGAAGGGGCTGTCGACGACGGTCGCCGACCTGCGCTTCGCCAAGCCGCTCGACGAGGAGCTGATCCGCAAACTGCTCACCACCCACGAAGTGGCAGTCACGGTCGAGGAAGCCGCGATCGGCGGCCTCGGCGCCCACGTCCTTACCATGGCGAGCGACAAGGGGCTGATCGACTGCGGCCTGAAGATCCGCACGATGCGCCTGCCCGACCATTTCCAGGACCAGGACAAGCCCGAAAAGCAATATGCCGACGCCGGCCTCGACGCCGACGCGATCGTCGACACCGTGCTGAAAGCGCTGCGCCACAATAGCAGCGGCGTGATCGAGGGCGCGCGGGCCTAG
- a CDS encoding MerC domain-containing protein has protein sequence MFANSTSSGAIDRAAIGLSGLCLVHCLASAVFLAVLASAGGLLLSPVIHEVGLVLAILLGIVALGRGIVQHGFMMPAAVGGLGLGVMAGALTLPHSGMEVVYTIVGVAILALGHDLNRRATI, from the coding sequence ATGTTTGCGAATTCGACGAGTAGTGGAGCGATCGACCGGGCGGCTATCGGCCTGTCGGGCCTTTGCCTCGTCCATTGCCTCGCCAGCGCGGTGTTTCTGGCCGTGCTTGCCTCGGCTGGCGGCCTGCTGCTCAGCCCGGTGATCCACGAAGTGGGCCTGGTCTTGGCGATCCTGCTCGGCATCGTCGCGCTCGGCCGCGGCATCGTCCAGCACGGCTTCATGATGCCGGCCGCGGTCGGCGGCCTCGGCCTCGGCGTGATGGCCGGCGCATTGACCCTCCCGCACAGCGGCATGGAAGTTGTCTACACGATCGTCGGCGTCGCCATCCTCGCGCTCGGCCACGACCTCAACCGACGCGCCACGATCTGA
- a CDS encoding TspO/MBR family protein gives MATGLASKGELRMSFLRYALITVPAVLLLGILSGRVSNSGYGNAWFAALEKPSFMPPSWAFPVAWTTLYILLGLVLAMILHARGAHGRGPVLGLFLAQLVLNFSWSPLFFAAHQVRLALMVIVAILVISAVVTFLVRRIRPVAALLMLPYLAWLAFASLLNYEIAARNPNAETLVPAGPSADIAL, from the coding sequence ATGGCGACGGGACTGGCCTCCAAGGGCGAATTGCGCATGTCGTTTCTGCGCTATGCTTTGATCACGGTCCCCGCGGTGCTGCTGCTCGGCATTCTATCCGGTCGCGTTTCCAACAGCGGCTACGGCAATGCATGGTTCGCGGCGCTCGAAAAGCCGTCGTTCATGCCGCCGTCCTGGGCCTTTCCGGTCGCGTGGACGACGCTCTACATCCTGCTCGGACTCGTGCTGGCGATGATCCTCCACGCTCGCGGCGCGCACGGACGCGGCCCGGTGCTGGGCCTGTTCCTCGCGCAGCTTGTGCTCAATTTCTCCTGGTCGCCGCTCTTTTTCGCCGCGCACCAGGTGCGACTGGCCTTGATGGTGATCGTCGCAATTCTGGTGATTTCGGCTGTCGTCACTTTTCTGGTGCGCCGGATCCGGCCGGTGGCGGCGCTCCTCATGCTCCCCTATCTGGCTTGGCTCGCCTTCGCGAGCCTGCTCAATTATGAGATCGCGGCCAGGAACCCGAATGCCGAAACCCTTGTTCCGGCCGGGCCCAGCGCCGATATCGCGCTCTGA